Genomic window (Arachis hypogaea cultivar Tifrunner chromosome 13, arahy.Tifrunner.gnm2.J5K5, whole genome shotgun sequence):
GACGAAGAATTTACCGAAAATAACTCAGGTAAGTAGGCCAATAAAAAAGGaatgagaaaaattaaaaaaatctcctTCATTTTTTCTGGGAGTGTTTTCCCACTATACATAAAAAGGAGGACAACATAATTTTCTCTCTCTCAACGCCTCATCTAGCACAGTTCCGTTGAACCGTCAAAAATAGAGACTTCCCGTTACTTTTACCGTCATcgttacattaaaaaaaaatcatctaacTATCCACCGCCATCACGGCGTCAGCGTCTACGCCGTCATCAACGACGTCATCTCCGTCGTCCTCGAGCCACCGCTCCACGGGGGTGCACTCCACCTTGTGCCGAAACTTCCAATCAAGCGCCTGGCAGGCGCGTGAACAATAGTTCACCGCGCCACACACCGAGCACCTTCGAAACTCGTGCTTCCTCGTCTCTGGCCGACCGCAACCGGCATGAGAGCACAACCTCAGTCCCGGACCGGGAGACGCGTCCCGAGCCGCGAACCATTCCGACAGGAACCTGCTCGCCGGATGTGCCTCCGGCATCGGAACATTGCACCCGAAATCGCTCAGCAGCGGGCAACCTGCCGCTGACCCGGCGAACTGGCGGAGCGGGTGGATGTTCCATGTCAGCCACTGGCGCGCAGCAGCTCCGGCGGAGATCACGGCGGCGAGTTCCCTGGCGTTGGCCTGAACAAGGAAGCGCCTCCCCTCCGCGATGTTCTGGCGAACGCCGTATCCATCCTGAAGGCAGTGGCCTAGCTCCCGCAGCGCGTCGACGTGGCCGAGGAAGGCGGCGCGTGCGCACAAGGCAACTCCGGCACGGAGGTCCTTGTCGTTCTTGGTGCCTCCGCTACCGTTGAACTGTATAACGGCGAGCGAATAGAGAGCTCGTGCGTGAGAGTTCATGGCTGCCTTGGCCATGAGTGAAGCCCCGCTCCCTCTGTTCTGCAAACAGTAGAACCGAATCTGCAGAAACAGAAGAAACAGTTTTCCCGTTCAAAGCTGCAACTCCAAGATTTCAAATtccaaattctttttttttttatatagtttgAATTTTTGAATCAGTTACTAACCATGCCTAGAGTATAGCATGCTTCAACATTTCCTGCATCTGCACACTGTTTGAGGAACCGGTGCGCCGAATCGCACCAGTTCTTTGCTCTAATAGAGAAAGTCCTCGGAGATGCTTTCGATAACACAAGAGAATGGAGACCTAAACTGTTTAATCTCCTGCATCTGTTcaacacaaaataaaatagagtatCAGAAACTGAATTTCTAATCAAGtaatatttgaattaattaattaattaatacatacGTGATTAAAACATTGACAAAATCGGAAGGGGAAGTAGCGGAGGAGCTAAGCTTGCAGAAGATAGAGATTACAAGGTCGTCCGGCAAAGACTCGAAAAAATCGCATTCGCCGGCGGCCTTTTCCGGTAACCTCTTGTGCCTTTTCCTGAGGCTATAAATATTAGAGTCTCCGTAAACATTATGCTGCAACTTGTTGTTCTTTCTCTTCCCAACCCCTACGGAACACATCCTTGTTACTACTCCAGGTGCAGAATAAcacaatcctcttcttgttcTCATTCCTCCGAGATAGCAATAATAATCTCTTGGTTGAGAGATAAAGAGGGAGAGGAGCGAATGAAGCAAGGAGGTTATATATAAAGAAGGGACAATGGGGCCTTCACTCCAAACCACAACAACAGCTACGACGCAGCCGaacgtttatttattttattttatttcaatctgACACAATAATATCGATGTGGGCCCGTGGCCATTAATTTACAGAAACAACCCTAATGTTGTCGTTTATAATGGTCAAATGCCGTTGACCCAGATCCGCATAGGCGTCCTTCCCTCCTGCGTTAACCTGATGCTGTGAAATGTAATAACAGCGGTTGGCTCCTCTTTTGTACTGCATCAACAACAATATGCTTCACCCTTGTCTGCACGCTTAATTTTTTTTTGCGtgttttattagaaaaaattaaatgaaaagataagaaaatagagaATATTAAAAAGGAAGGAGAAGGGGATATGGGGGAAGAAAAGAGTAAAGTAACACACCTTCTCGCCGGTTGGCCCTCGCTAAATATGCATCCAGTTAGTTTTGAAAGCGGTTAAATTTGTTGGGAGTGAAACAACTAACTTGGGTTATTTTGAAATTCAACGTGTAACCGCACCCCAGGTTTCAAACAACGTTCGCGATTCTCGCGAGCGCGTGACCCTCACTTGCTACTTTTCGAGCGTGCCCTCATGGTACGTAATTCAAGTTTCTT
Coding sequences:
- the LOC112792594 gene encoding F-box protein At1g67340, whose product is MRTRRGLCYSAPGVVTRMCSVGVGKRKNNKLQHNVYGDSNIYSLRKRHKRLPEKAAGECDFFESLPDDLVISIFCKLSSSATSPSDFVNVLITCRRLNSLGLHSLVLSKASPRTFSIRAKNWCDSAHRFLKQCADAGNVEACYTLGMIRFYCLQNRGSGASLMAKAAMNSHARALYSLAVIQFNGSGGTKNDKDLRAGVALCARAAFLGHVDALRELGHCLQDGYGVRQNIAEGRRFLVQANARELAAVISAGAAARQWLTWNIHPLRQFAGSAAGCPLLSDFGCNVPMPEAHPASRFLSEWFAARDASPGPGLRLCSHAGCGRPETRKHEFRRCSVCGAVNYCSRACQALDWKFRHKVECTPVERWLEDDGDDVVDDGVDADAVMAVDS